One Hordeum vulgare subsp. vulgare chromosome 4H, MorexV3_pseudomolecules_assembly, whole genome shotgun sequence DNA window includes the following coding sequences:
- the LOC123446521 gene encoding pyruvate kinase, cytosolic isozyme-like, with the protein MADLERAAGPEEIWRRRPKTKIVCTLGPASRSVEMCARLLRAGMCVARFNFSHGSHEYHQETLDNLHKAMDITGILCAVMLDTKGPEIRTGFLKDGKPIKLNQGQEITISTDYTIKGDETMISMSYQKLAIDVKPGSTILCADGTITLTALSCDPEKGLVRCRCENSALLGERKNVNLPGVIVDLPTLTEKDKVDILQWGVPNKIDMIALSFVRKGSDLQMVRSVLGEHAKSIILMSKVENQEGVANFDDILANSDAFMVARGDLGMEIPIEKIFFAQKVMIFKCNQQGKPVVTATQMLESMIKSPRPTRAEATDVANAVLDGTDCVMLSGETAAGAYPELAVQTMSNICLMAETYVDHGAVFKLITAAAPVPMSPLESLASSAVRTANVSKASLILVLTRGGTTARLVAKYRPGMPILNCVVPELKTDNDFDWTCSDEAPARQSLIVRGLIPMLSAATAKASDTEATEEAITFALDYAKKLGLCKSGDSVVAVHRLSASSLIRILTVD; encoded by the exons ATGGCGGACCTGGAGCGCGCCGCGGGGCCGGAGGAGATTTGGCGGCGGCGCCCCAAGACCAAGATCGTGTGCACCCTCGGCCCGGCCTCGCGGTCCGTGGAGATGTGCGCGCGCCTCCTGCGCGCCGGCATGTGCGTCGCCAGGTTCAACTTCTCGCACGGCTCCCACGAGTACCACCAGGAGACCCTCGACAACCTCCACAAGGCAATGGACATCACCGGCATCCTCTGCGCGGTCATGCTCGACACCAAG GGACCAGAAATTCGCACAGGCTTTCTGAAAGATGGCAAGCCTATAAAGCTGAATCAGGGGCAAGAGATTACCATAAGCACAGATTATACCATCAAGGGTGATGAGACCATGATTTCCATGAGCTACCAAAAGTTGGCTATAGACGTGAAGCCTGGGAGCACTATACTATGTGCTGATGGCACCATCACACTCACGGCGCTTTCTTGTGATCCTGAGAAAGGTCTAGTTCGCTGCCGATGTGAGAACTCTGCTCTCCTAGGTGAGAGGAAGAATGTCAATCTTCCTGGCGTCATTGTAGATCTCCCAACACTTACAGAAAAGGACAAGGTGGATATCCTGCAGTGGGGTGTGCCAAACAAGATCGACATGATCGCACTCTCCTTTGTACGGAAAGGATCAGATCTTCAGATGGTCCGAAGTGTGCTCGGTGAACATGCCAAGTCAATCATACTTATGTCCAAG GTTGAGAATCAAGAAGGTGTTGCTAATTTTGATGACATACTTGCAAATTCAGACGCCTTCATGGTTGCACGAGGGGATTTGGGTATGGAGATCCCGATTGAGAAAATTTTCTTTGCTCAGAAGGTGATGATCTTCAAATGCAATCAACAAGGAAAGCCTGTTGTCACTGCAACCCAGATGCTGGAGTCGATGATTAAATCTCCACGCCCTACACGGGCAGAAGCAACCGATGTCGCCAATGCTGTCCTGGACGGAACGGACTGCGTGATGCTTAGTGGTGAGACTGCAGCAGGGGCATATCCAGAGTTAGCAGTGCAGACAATGTCTAACATCTGCCTAATGGCAGAGACCTATGTGGACCATGGTGCAGTCTTCAAGTTGATTACCGCAGCAGCACCAGTTCCTATGAGCCCACTGGAGAGTCTGGCATCATCAGCTGTTCGGACGGCTAATGTCTCCAAGGCGTCGCTTATCTTGGTCCTCACGAGGGGAGGTACAACCGCAAGGCTCGTCGCGAAGTACAGGCCAGGGATGCCAATATTGAATTGCGTGGTTCCAGAACTGAAGACCGACAATGATTTTGATTGGACTTGCAGCGATGAGGCTCCTGCAAGGCAGAGTCTCATTGTTAGGGGCCTGATCCCAATGTTGAGTGCTGCTACCGCAAAGGCTTCTGATACTGAGGCCACTGAGGAGGCTATCACTTTTGCCTTGGATTATGCCAAGAAGCTCGGCCTCTGCAAGTCAGGAGATTCAGTTGTTGCGGTGCATCGTCTCAGTGCATCATCTCTCATCAGGATCTTGACAGTGGACTAG